A stretch of the Paenibacillus dendritiformis genome encodes the following:
- a CDS encoding DUF2577 domain-containing protein, with protein sequence MGMLDIIKKAGVGAVEASSPVSLLFGEVLSAAPLRIQVDQRFSLPASAIAVTEQLTEYKVRIGTEEVVIRQGLKAGDKVLLARAQGGQMYIAIDRVVGL encoded by the coding sequence ATGGGGATGCTGGATATTATCAAAAAAGCCGGAGTGGGCGCCGTCGAGGCCTCCAGTCCGGTCTCGCTGCTGTTCGGCGAGGTGTTGAGCGCCGCTCCGCTCCGCATTCAGGTCGATCAGCGGTTCTCTCTTCCTGCCAGCGCCATTGCCGTAACCGAGCAGTTAACGGAGTATAAGGTACGGATCGGCACGGAGGAGGTCGTCATCCGGCAAGGGTTGAAGGCCGGTGACAAGGTGCTGCTCGCCCGCGCGCAGGGCGGCCAGATGTATATTGCTATCGACAGGGTGGTGGGTCTGTGA
- a CDS encoding DUF2634 domain-containing protein, with translation MIPQVLMDMEDTFEVAEASQPTRTYRIDRRTGRIAGITDGLDAMKQAIDKLLQTERYEHLIYSPNYGTELRANLGYGAGFVQSELERAITEALMQDDRVRSVTAFEFQSAKDAMLVSFTVETTEGTVQTMKEVTVNG, from the coding sequence GTGATTCCACAAGTGCTGATGGATATGGAGGATACTTTTGAAGTTGCCGAGGCCAGCCAGCCGACAAGGACCTACCGAATTGATCGCAGAACGGGAAGGATTGCAGGTATAACCGATGGCCTGGATGCGATGAAGCAGGCGATAGACAAGCTGCTTCAGACGGAACGGTATGAGCATCTCATCTATAGTCCGAATTACGGAACCGAGCTGAGAGCGAATCTCGGGTATGGCGCGGGGTTCGTTCAATCTGAATTGGAACGGGCGATTACCGAAGCGCTGATGCAGGATGACCGGGTGCGGAGCGTGACCGCATTCGAATTCCAATCGGCGAAGGATGCCATGCTGGTTAGCTTCACGGTGGAAACGACGGAAGGGACGGTGCAGACGATGAAGGAGGTGACCGTCAATGGATAA